The following proteins come from a genomic window of Streptomyces sp. NBC_00539:
- the dnaG gene encoding DNA primase — translation MAGRINDDDVKAVRDAVPIDAVVSDYLQLRNAGGGNLKGLCPFHDEKSPSFQVSPSKGLYHCFGCQAGGDTLDFIMKIDHLSFSEAVERLAGQAGITLRYEEGGYTAGTSGRGERIRLVEAHKAAAQFYADQLGGAEAEIGRKFLAERGFDQAAAAHFGVGYSPAGWDHLTRFLRGKGFSDKELITSGLAQDSRSGKPIDRFRGRLMWPIRDISGEVVGFGARKLRDDDNGPKYLNTPETAIYKKSQVLYGIDLAKKEIAKTSRAVVVEGYTDVMACHLAGVTTAIATCGTAFGGDHIKILRRLLMDNATAEVIFTFDGDAAGQKAALRAFEDDQKFAAETSIAITPGGMDPCDLRLAQGDAAVSGLVESRTPLFEFALRHIVARHNLENPAGRAAALDEAAPVVAHIKNIAIQHESAVQLAGMLGIRDEQFVVKRVAQLARWARERGGQPQHGGRGRSYEAAPAPAPVAAGGPALNLRSPAHRTERELLKLALQRPALVSPAFDAYGIDEFTAPPYAAVRQAIQDAGGASLGTEDYLTRVREAAPNDTVRALVTELAVEAIHAKTVDEVYAGVQLVQVRLRAVDRRVQEIQGTLSRLGPQAPPEQLAAVQEELWVLQQYGQRLRNRGAEGL, via the coding sequence GTGGCAGGACGGATCAACGACGACGACGTGAAGGCGGTACGGGACGCGGTCCCGATCGACGCCGTGGTCTCCGACTACCTCCAGCTGCGCAACGCCGGCGGCGGAAACCTCAAGGGCCTGTGCCCCTTCCATGACGAGAAGTCCCCGTCCTTCCAGGTCAGTCCGAGCAAGGGGCTGTACCACTGCTTCGGCTGCCAGGCGGGCGGGGACACCCTCGACTTCATCATGAAGATCGACCACCTCTCCTTCTCGGAGGCGGTCGAGCGCCTCGCCGGCCAGGCGGGCATCACCCTGCGCTACGAGGAGGGCGGCTACACCGCCGGTACCAGCGGCCGCGGCGAGCGGATCCGGCTGGTCGAGGCGCACAAGGCCGCCGCGCAGTTCTACGCCGACCAGCTGGGCGGCGCCGAGGCGGAGATCGGCCGCAAGTTCCTGGCGGAGCGCGGCTTCGACCAGGCCGCGGCCGCGCACTTCGGCGTGGGCTACAGCCCGGCCGGCTGGGACCACCTGACCCGCTTCCTGCGCGGCAAGGGGTTCAGCGACAAGGAGCTGATCACCTCCGGCCTGGCCCAGGACAGCCGCAGCGGGAAGCCGATCGACCGGTTCCGCGGGCGGCTGATGTGGCCGATCCGCGACATCAGCGGCGAGGTCGTCGGCTTCGGCGCGCGCAAGCTGCGCGACGACGACAACGGCCCCAAGTACCTGAACACCCCCGAGACCGCGATCTACAAGAAGTCCCAGGTGCTCTACGGCATCGACCTGGCCAAGAAGGAGATCGCGAAGACCTCGCGGGCCGTCGTGGTGGAGGGCTACACCGATGTGATGGCCTGCCATCTGGCGGGGGTCACCACCGCGATCGCGACCTGTGGCACGGCCTTCGGCGGGGACCACATCAAGATCCTGCGCCGGCTGCTGATGGACAACGCCACGGCCGAGGTGATCTTCACCTTCGACGGGGACGCGGCGGGCCAGAAAGCCGCGCTGCGCGCCTTCGAGGACGACCAGAAGTTCGCCGCAGAGACCTCGATCGCGATCACCCCGGGCGGGATGGACCCCTGTGACCTGCGGCTCGCGCAGGGCGACGCCGCCGTCTCGGGACTGGTGGAGTCACGGACCCCGCTGTTCGAGTTCGCCCTGCGGCACATCGTGGCCCGGCACAACCTGGAGAACCCGGCGGGCCGGGCGGCCGCGCTGGACGAGGCGGCCCCCGTCGTCGCCCACATCAAGAACATCGCGATCCAGCACGAGTCGGCGGTACAGCTGGCCGGAATGCTGGGCATCCGCGACGAACAGTTCGTGGTCAAGCGGGTCGCGCAGCTCGCCCGCTGGGCGCGCGAGCGGGGGGGCCAGCCGCAGCACGGCGGCCGCGGCCGGTCGTACGAGGCCGCCCCCGCGCCCGCCCCCGTGGCGGCGGGCGGCCCGGCGCTGAACCTGCGCAGCCCCGCCCACCGCACCGAACGCGAGCTGCTCAAGCTGGCGCTGCAGAGACCGGCCCTGGTCTCCCCCGCCTTCGACGCGTACGGGATCGACGAGTTCACCGCGCCGCCCTACGCGGCGGTCCGCCAGGCCATCCAGGATGCGGGCGGCGCCTCGCTGGGCACCGAGGACTACCTGACGCGGGTCCGTGAGGCCGCGCCCAACGACACCGTGCGCGCGCTGGTCACGGAACTCGCGGTCGAAGCCATCCACGCGAAGACGGTGGACGAGGTCTACGCGGGGGTCCAGCTGGTGCAGGTGCGGCTGCGCGCCGTGGACCGCCGGGTGCAGGAGATCCAGGGCACGCTCTCGCGGCTGGGGCCGCAGGCCCCGCCGGAGCAGCTGGCGGCGGTCCAGGAGGAGCTGTGGGTCCTCCAGCAGTACGGGCAGCGGCTGCGCAACCGCGGGGCCGAGGGGCTGTAG
- a CDS encoding NAD(P)/FAD-dependent oxidoreductase codes for MVDAHRTFVIVGAGLAGAKAAETLRSEGFTGRVILIGDEREHPYERPPLSKGYLTGKEERESVFVHEPSWYAGADIELHLGQPAVQLDRSAKKVVLGDGTALHYDKLLLATGAEPRRLDVPGTGLVGVHHLRRLAHAERLKQVLAGLGRDNGHLLIAGAGWIGLEVAAAARGYGAEVTVVEPLATPLHAVLGPEIGRLFGDLHAEHGVRFHFGARLTEIVGQDGMVLAARTDDGEEHPAHAVLAAIGAAPRTALAESSGLALVDREHGGGIAVDASLRTSDPDVFAVGDVAAAHHPVLGTRLRVEHWANALNGGPAAARAMLGQEVAYDRVPYFFSDQYDVGLEYSGYAPVGGYDQVLIRGDVGKREFIAFWLSQGRVLAGMNVNVWDVTGHIQALIRSHAPVDREKLADPSVPLSSLVAAEGA; via the coding sequence GTGGTCGACGCACACAGGACGTTCGTCATCGTCGGCGCGGGTCTCGCCGGGGCGAAAGCGGCCGAGACCCTGAGGTCCGAGGGGTTCACGGGCAGGGTGATCCTGATCGGGGACGAGCGTGAGCATCCCTACGAACGCCCTCCCCTGTCCAAGGGGTACCTGACGGGCAAGGAGGAGCGCGAGAGCGTCTTCGTCCACGAGCCGTCCTGGTACGCGGGTGCCGACATCGAGCTGCACCTGGGCCAGCCCGCCGTCCAGCTGGACCGGTCCGCGAAGAAGGTCGTCCTCGGTGACGGCACGGCCCTGCACTACGACAAGCTGCTGCTGGCCACCGGCGCCGAGCCGCGCCGCCTCGACGTCCCCGGCACCGGTCTGGTGGGGGTGCACCACCTGCGGCGCCTCGCACACGCGGAGCGGCTCAAGCAGGTCCTGGCCGGGCTGGGCCGGGACAACGGCCACCTGCTGATCGCGGGCGCCGGCTGGATCGGTCTGGAGGTCGCCGCGGCGGCCCGCGGGTACGGCGCCGAGGTGACCGTGGTCGAGCCGCTGGCCACACCGCTGCACGCGGTGCTGGGGCCGGAGATCGGCCGGCTCTTCGGCGACCTGCACGCCGAGCACGGGGTCCGCTTCCACTTCGGCGCGCGGCTGACCGAGATCGTCGGGCAGGACGGGATGGTGCTGGCCGCCCGGACCGACGACGGCGAGGAGCACCCGGCGCACGCGGTGCTCGCCGCGATCGGTGCCGCGCCCCGCACGGCGCTCGCGGAGAGCTCGGGGCTGGCCCTGGTGGACCGGGAGCACGGCGGCGGGATCGCCGTCGACGCGTCGCTGCGCACGTCCGATCCGGACGTGTTCGCCGTCGGGGACGTGGCGGCCGCCCACCACCCGGTGCTCGGGACCCGGCTGCGCGTCGAGCACTGGGCGAACGCGCTCAACGGCGGCCCGGCGGCCGCCCGGGCGATGCTGGGGCAGGAGGTCGCGTACGACAGGGTGCCCTACTTCTTCTCGGACCAGTACGACGTGGGCCTGGAGTACTCCGGGTACGCGCCGGTGGGCGGCTACGACCAGGTGCTGATCCGCGGCGACGTGGGCAAGCGGGAGTTCATCGCGTTCTGGCTGTCGCAGGGCCGGGTGCTCGCCGGGATGAACGTCAACGTGTGGGACGTCACCGGGCACATCCAGGCCCTGATCCGCTCCCACGCGCCGGTGGACCGGGAGAAACTGGCGGACCCGTCGGTTCCGCTCTCTTCCCTGGTGGCGGCGGAGGGGGCCTGA
- a CDS encoding deoxyguanosinetriphosphate triphosphohydrolase: MEGMESTTRTDPYEPADTERWAAEPDKRPGRTAFQRDRARVLHSAALRRLAGKTQVVTPGTRSYDWDASPRTRLTHSLECAQVGRELGAALGCDPDLVEAACLSHDMGHPPFGHNGEEALNEFAKDCGGFEGNAQSLRLLTRLEPKRFVPDPVTGELVSVGLNLTRAALDAATKYPWPRGGHPTDPDSVKFGAYEDDLPVFGWLRRGAPADRKCFEAQVMDWADDVAYSVHDFEDGLHAGHLDPNMLFAEPERDAIWQVAIGRYVPADTAPEELREALDRLMGEEWWPHGYDGSAVAQARLKDATSQLIGRFCLAAEAATREAYGSGRLTRYAAELVVPREARNECAVLKAVADLYVMQRDEQERLRADQRIVLAELAEALSARAPEGLDPQFRAIFEDAPDDKARKRAVIDQIAALTDASARSLHARLTRRPRRAEG; this comes from the coding sequence ATGGAAGGCATGGAGAGCACCACCCGCACCGACCCCTACGAGCCTGCCGACACCGAGCGCTGGGCCGCCGAGCCCGACAAACGGCCCGGCCGCACCGCCTTCCAACGGGACCGCGCCCGCGTACTGCACTCCGCCGCCCTGCGCCGCCTCGCCGGCAAGACGCAGGTCGTCACCCCCGGAACCCGCTCCTACGACTGGGACGCGAGCCCCCGCACCCGCCTGACCCACTCCCTGGAATGCGCGCAGGTGGGCCGCGAGCTGGGGGCGGCCCTCGGCTGTGATCCCGATCTGGTCGAGGCCGCCTGCCTCTCCCACGACATGGGCCACCCGCCCTTCGGACACAACGGCGAGGAAGCCCTCAACGAGTTCGCCAAGGACTGCGGCGGTTTCGAGGGCAACGCGCAGTCGCTGCGCCTGCTGACCCGGCTGGAGCCGAAGCGGTTCGTGCCCGATCCGGTGACGGGCGAACTCGTCAGCGTCGGTCTCAACCTGACCCGGGCCGCGCTGGACGCCGCCACCAAATACCCCTGGCCGCGCGGCGGGCACCCCACCGACCCCGACTCGGTGAAGTTCGGCGCGTACGAGGACGACCTGCCGGTCTTCGGCTGGCTGCGCCGGGGCGCGCCCGCCGACCGCAAGTGCTTCGAGGCGCAGGTCATGGACTGGGCGGACGACGTGGCGTACTCGGTCCACGACTTCGAAGACGGTCTGCACGCCGGGCACCTCGACCCGAACATGCTCTTCGCCGAACCGGAGCGCGATGCCATCTGGCAGGTCGCGATCGGCCGGTACGTGCCCGCCGACACGGCGCCGGAGGAGCTGCGGGAGGCCCTGGACCGGCTGATGGGGGAGGAGTGGTGGCCGCACGGCTACGACGGCTCGGCCGTCGCCCAGGCCCGGCTCAAGGACGCCACCAGCCAGCTGATCGGCCGCTTCTGCCTGGCCGCGGAGGCGGCGACCCGGGAGGCGTACGGATCGGGCCGCCTCACCCGCTACGCCGCCGAGCTGGTCGTTCCCCGGGAGGCGCGCAACGAGTGCGCCGTCCTCAAGGCGGTCGCCGACCTGTACGTGATGCAGCGCGACGAGCAGGAGCGGCTGCGCGCGGACCAGCGCATCGTCCTGGCCGAACTCGCCGAGGCGCTCAGCGCCCGCGCACCCGAGGGCCTCGACCCCCAGTTCCGGGCGATCTTCGAGGACGCGCCCGACGACAAGGCGAGGAAACGGGCGGTCATCGACCAGATCGCCGCCCTCACCGACGCCTCGGCCCGCTCGTTGCACGCCCGTCTCACCCGACGCCCGCGACGCGCCGAAGGGTGA
- a CDS encoding sirohydrochlorin chelatase, with the protein MQPALVAVAHGSRDPRALHSVRALLERVRLLRPRLDVRLGHIELNRPLLGETLDALAGEAVLVPLLLSRGHHVKRDLPAAAARAAHLRTRVAAPLGPHPLLVEALYERLLEASWAPGTAVVLAAAGSRDPDAAEDTRRTAALLSERLGGVPVVAAHASAATPSVAGALRTLAARGHHRIAVASYFTAPGRFAAQSAAAATGPAAAPLGDHPALARLVLLRYDQALARRRTPLEPATA; encoded by the coding sequence ATGCAGCCCGCCCTCGTCGCCGTCGCCCACGGCAGCCGTGACCCGCGCGCCCTCCACAGCGTCCGGGCCCTGCTGGAGCGGGTCCGCCTGCTCCGCCCCCGCCTCGACGTCCGCCTCGGGCACATCGAGCTGAACCGGCCGCTGCTCGGCGAGACGCTCGACGCCCTCGCCGGGGAGGCCGTCCTCGTACCGCTGCTGCTGAGCCGCGGACACCACGTCAAGCGCGACCTCCCCGCGGCGGCCGCCCGCGCTGCGCACCTGCGCACCCGGGTCGCGGCCCCGCTCGGGCCGCACCCGCTGCTGGTCGAGGCCCTGTACGAGCGGCTCCTGGAGGCCTCCTGGGCGCCGGGGACGGCGGTGGTACTGGCCGCCGCCGGCTCCCGCGACCCGGACGCCGCCGAGGACACCCGCCGCACCGCCGCCCTGCTGTCCGAGCGGCTCGGCGGGGTGCCCGTCGTGGCCGCCCACGCCTCCGCCGCGACCCCGTCCGTGGCCGGCGCCCTGCGCACCCTCGCGGCCCGCGGGCACCACCGGATCGCCGTGGCCTCGTACTTCACCGCCCCCGGCCGCTTCGCCGCCCAGAGCGCCGCTGCCGCGACCGGTCCGGCCGCGGCGCCGCTCGGCGACCACCCGGCCCTCGCCCGTCTCGTCCTGCTGCGCTACGACCAGGCCCTCGCCCGGCGCCGGACACCTCTGGAGCCGGCCACCGCGTAG
- a CDS encoding SanA/YdcF family protein — translation MRGARLSRIAGGVRGLLPRTVRARRRAVRAVMVLCVLALLPSAWTHAVAADRLGSTAQAPSAPVAVVFGAGLLGARPTPYLADRLDAAAELYRAGKVKVVLVTGDNSRTEYSEPDVMRAYLTRHGVPDDRIVSDFAGFDTWDSCVRARRIFGVDRAVLISQGFHIRRAVALCQAAGVESYGVGVQDVHDATWYYGGAREVFAAGKAALDAVFKPRPTFLGPKEDGVSRALAL, via the coding sequence ATGCGCGGAGCGCGCCTGAGCCGGATCGCGGGCGGGGTGCGGGGGCTGCTGCCGCGCACGGTGCGGGCCAGGCGGCGCGCCGTCCGGGCCGTGATGGTGCTGTGCGTGCTGGCGCTGCTGCCCTCGGCGTGGACGCACGCGGTGGCCGCCGACCGGCTCGGCAGCACGGCCCAGGCACCCTCCGCCCCGGTGGCCGTGGTGTTCGGCGCGGGCCTGCTGGGCGCGCGGCCCACCCCGTACCTGGCCGACCGGCTCGACGCGGCCGCCGAGCTGTACCGCGCCGGAAAGGTCAAGGTCGTCCTGGTCACCGGGGACAACAGCCGTACCGAGTACTCGGAGCCGGACGTGATGCGCGCCTACCTGACCCGCCACGGGGTCCCGGACGACCGGATCGTCAGCGACTTCGCCGGGTTCGACACCTGGGACTCCTGCGTGCGGGCCCGGCGGATCTTCGGCGTGGACCGCGCGGTGCTGATCAGCCAGGGCTTCCACATCCGGCGGGCCGTGGCCCTGTGTCAGGCGGCGGGGGTGGAGTCGTACGGGGTCGGGGTGCAGGACGTACACGACGCGACCTGGTACTACGGCGGCGCCCGCGAGGTCTTCGCGGCCGGGAAGGCGGCGCTGGACGCGGTGTTCAAGCCGCGGCCGACGTTCCTGGGGCCCAAGGAGGACGGGGTGTCGCGCGCCCTGGCGCTCTGA
- a CDS encoding glucose 1-dehydrogenase: MPDLSGKAVVITGGARGLGAAAARAVVDGGGRVLVTDVLEAEGAATAARLGGAARFLRHDVTSEDDWAAALEYAVAEFGRLDGLVNNAGIATGQLLEHESVEHFRRVVETNLVGTFIGIKAAIPLLRANGGGSIVNISSAAGLTGLALTAGYGASKWGVRGLSKIGAVELAEARIRVNSVHPGMTLTPMTAPVGIRAGEGNYPGAPLGRVGTPEEIAAAVAFLLSDSAAYMTGAELAVDGGWTAGLTVKHLTGH, encoded by the coding sequence GTGCCGGATCTGAGCGGCAAGGCCGTCGTCATCACCGGAGGGGCCCGGGGGCTGGGCGCGGCCGCCGCGCGGGCCGTCGTGGACGGCGGCGGCCGGGTGCTGGTCACCGACGTGCTGGAGGCCGAGGGCGCCGCGACGGCGGCCCGACTGGGCGGCGCGGCCCGCTTCCTGCGGCACGACGTGACGAGCGAGGACGACTGGGCGGCGGCGCTGGAGTACGCGGTCGCCGAGTTCGGCCGCCTCGACGGCCTCGTCAACAACGCGGGCATAGCCACGGGGCAGTTGCTGGAGCACGAGAGCGTCGAACACTTCCGCCGGGTCGTCGAGACCAACCTGGTCGGCACCTTCATCGGCATCAAGGCGGCCATCCCGCTGCTGCGCGCGAACGGCGGCGGCTCCATCGTCAACATCTCCTCCGCCGCCGGCCTGACCGGACTCGCGCTGACCGCCGGGTACGGCGCCTCCAAGTGGGGCGTGCGCGGTCTGTCGAAGATCGGCGCGGTCGAGCTCGCCGAGGCCCGGATCCGCGTCAACTCCGTCCACCCGGGCATGACGCTCACCCCGATGACCGCCCCGGTCGGCATCCGGGCCGGCGAGGGCAACTACCCCGGCGCCCCGCTGGGCCGCGTCGGCACCCCCGAGGAGATCGCCGCGGCCGTCGCCTTCCTCCTTTCCGACTCCGCCGCCTACATGACGGGCGCCGAACTCGCGGTCGACGGCGGCTGGACGGCGGGCCTGACGGTGAAGCACCTGACGGGCCACTGA
- a CDS encoding molybdopterin oxidoreductase family protein → MHTEGTAGPVTATHCPYCALQCGMNLRAGTDGGVEVEERPDFPVNRGALCGKGRTAPAVLSSRVRLTQPLVRGRTGRLEPAGWDEALDAVAEGLARTGRSYGPDAVGVFGGGGLTNEKAYALGKFARVALRTSQIDYNGRFCMSSAAAAHQRAFGLDRGLPFPLEDVPRTGCVILVGSNLAETMPPALRFLRELKDNGGTLIVVDPRRTRTAEQADLHLAPRPGTDLALALGLLHLVVAEGRTDEAFIAGRTSGWPEARAAAMAHWPELVERITGVPVPRLREAVGMFCAPESAMVLTARGPEQQSKGTDTVGAWINLCLATGHAGRPLSGYGCLTGQGNGQGGREHGQKADQLPGYRKLTDPAARAHVAGVWGVDPDSLPGPGRSAYELLDALGTEVKALLLMGSNPVVSAPRAAHIEGRIRSLDFLAVADVVLSETAELADVVLPVTQWAEEDGTTTSLEGRVLLRRRALTPPSGVRTDLEVLHGLATRLGVEKGFPTVPEEVFEELRRASAGGPADYSGISYARVEAEQGVFWPCPEGSPGTPRLFLDRFATDDGRARFVPVVHRDAAEVPDAEYPLLLTTGRVVAQYQSGAQTRRVAELNAAAPGPFVELHPRLASRLGVTEGAPLAVVSRRGRAVAPARITDAIRADTVFMPFHWPGEGRANTLTNPALDPVSRMPEFKTCAVRVEPA, encoded by the coding sequence ATGCACACCGAAGGCACCGCCGGACCCGTCACCGCCACGCACTGCCCGTACTGCGCCCTGCAGTGCGGCATGAACCTGCGCGCCGGGACGGACGGCGGCGTCGAGGTGGAGGAGCGGCCCGACTTCCCCGTCAACCGGGGCGCCCTGTGCGGCAAGGGACGTACCGCCCCCGCCGTCCTGTCCTCGCGGGTGCGCCTGACGCAGCCGCTGGTGCGCGGCCGTACCGGGCGACTGGAGCCGGCCGGCTGGGACGAGGCACTGGACGCCGTCGCCGAGGGCCTCGCCCGCACGGGGCGCTCGTACGGGCCGGACGCCGTCGGCGTCTTCGGCGGCGGCGGGCTGACCAACGAGAAGGCCTACGCGCTGGGCAAGTTCGCCCGCGTCGCCCTGCGCACCTCCCAGATCGACTACAACGGCCGCTTCTGCATGTCCTCCGCGGCCGCCGCCCACCAGCGCGCCTTCGGGCTGGACCGCGGCCTGCCGTTCCCGCTGGAGGACGTCCCCCGCACCGGCTGCGTGATCCTCGTCGGCTCCAACCTGGCCGAGACCATGCCGCCGGCCCTGCGCTTCCTGCGGGAACTCAAGGACAACGGCGGCACGTTGATCGTGGTGGACCCGCGCCGCACCCGCACCGCCGAACAGGCCGACCTGCACCTCGCCCCCCGCCCCGGGACGGACCTCGCCCTCGCCCTGGGCCTGCTCCACCTCGTCGTCGCCGAAGGGCGCACCGACGAGGCGTTCATCGCCGGGCGCACCAGCGGCTGGCCCGAGGCGCGGGCCGCAGCGATGGCGCACTGGCCGGAGCTGGTGGAGCGGATCACCGGGGTCCCCGTGCCCCGACTGCGCGAGGCGGTGGGGATGTTCTGCGCCCCCGAGTCCGCCATGGTGCTGACCGCCCGCGGCCCGGAGCAGCAGTCCAAGGGCACCGACACCGTCGGCGCGTGGATCAACCTCTGCCTGGCCACGGGCCACGCCGGGCGCCCGCTGTCCGGTTACGGCTGCCTCACCGGGCAGGGCAACGGCCAGGGCGGGCGTGAGCACGGCCAGAAGGCCGACCAGCTCCCCGGGTACCGCAAGCTGACCGACCCGGCGGCCCGGGCCCACGTCGCCGGCGTCTGGGGCGTCGACCCGGACAGCCTGCCCGGCCCCGGCCGCAGCGCCTACGAACTCCTCGACGCCCTCGGCACCGAGGTGAAGGCGCTCCTGCTGATGGGCTCCAACCCGGTGGTCTCCGCGCCCCGCGCCGCCCACATCGAGGGCCGGATCCGCTCCCTGGACTTCCTCGCCGTCGCCGACGTCGTCCTCTCCGAGACCGCCGAACTGGCCGACGTGGTGCTCCCCGTCACCCAGTGGGCGGAGGAGGACGGCACCACCACCAGCCTGGAAGGCCGCGTCCTGTTGCGCCGCCGGGCCCTGACCCCGCCGTCGGGCGTCCGCACCGACCTGGAGGTCCTGCACGGCCTCGCCACCCGGCTCGGCGTCGAGAAGGGCTTCCCCACCGTCCCCGAGGAGGTGTTCGAGGAACTCCGCCGCGCCTCGGCGGGCGGCCCGGCCGACTACTCGGGGATCTCCTACGCCCGCGTCGAAGCAGAGCAGGGCGTCTTCTGGCCCTGCCCCGAGGGCTCGCCCGGAACACCCCGGCTGTTCCTGGACCGCTTCGCCACCGACGACGGCCGGGCCCGCTTCGTGCCCGTCGTGCACCGGGACGCGGCCGAGGTCCCCGACGCCGAGTACCCGCTGCTGCTCACCACCGGCCGGGTCGTGGCCCAGTACCAGTCCGGCGCCCAGACCCGACGGGTCGCGGAGCTCAACGCGGCCGCCCCCGGCCCGTTCGTGGAACTCCACCCCCGCCTCGCCTCCCGCCTGGGCGTCACCGAAGGGGCCCCGCTGGCGGTCGTCTCCCGGCGCGGGCGCGCGGTCGCCCCGGCCCGCATCACCGACGCGATCCGGGCGGACACGGTGTTCATGCCGTTCCACTGGCCGGGGGAGGGGCGCGCGAACACCCTCACCAACCCGGCCCTGGACCCGGTTTCCCGCATGCCGGAGTTCAAGACCTGCGCGGTGCGGGTCGAGCCGGCCTGA
- a CDS encoding RNA polymerase sigma factor: MEVAPVQTQTLTANVSHPAQADEPADAEAEVVDVEPEEPEVLDLTGEVPEQRGRDGDHEGGTGETGGTGETGGTGETGGTGRTAGTGGAGPSADLFRQYLREIGRIPLLTAVEEVELARRVEAGLFAEEKLAAATGLDLQLTLDLDKLVVMGRMAKRRLIESNLRLVVSVAKRYVGRGLTMLDLVQEGNLGLIRAVEKFDYARGYKFSTYATWWIRQAMSRALADQARTIRVPVHVVELINRVVRVQRRMLQERGYEPTAEEVAAHLELTPERVLEVLRLAQEPVSLHAPVGEEDDVALGDLIEDGDAASPVESAAFFLLREHLEAVLSTLGERERKVVQLRYGLADGRPRTLEEIGRIFGVTRERIRQIESKTLNKLRDHAFADQLRGYLD; this comes from the coding sequence CTGGAGGTCGCCCCCGTGCAGACCCAGACCCTGACCGCGAACGTGAGCCACCCCGCCCAGGCCGACGAACCCGCCGATGCGGAGGCCGAAGTCGTGGACGTCGAGCCCGAGGAACCGGAGGTCCTCGACCTGACCGGGGAGGTGCCCGAGCAGCGCGGGCGCGACGGCGACCATGAAGGCGGGACGGGTGAGACGGGCGGGACGGGTGAGACGGGCGGGACGGGTGAGACGGGCGGGACGGGCCGGACGGCCGGTACGGGCGGGGCGGGCCCCTCCGCGGACCTGTTCCGGCAGTACCTGCGCGAGATAGGCAGGATCCCGCTCCTGACCGCGGTCGAGGAGGTCGAACTCGCCCGGCGCGTCGAAGCGGGACTGTTCGCCGAGGAGAAACTCGCCGCCGCCACCGGGCTCGACCTCCAGCTCACCCTCGACCTGGACAAGCTCGTCGTCATGGGCCGCATGGCCAAACGCCGCCTCATCGAGTCCAACCTGCGGCTCGTCGTCTCCGTGGCCAAGCGCTACGTGGGCCGCGGGCTCACCATGCTCGACCTCGTCCAGGAGGGGAACCTCGGGCTCATCCGGGCCGTTGAGAAGTTCGACTACGCCCGCGGCTACAAGTTCTCCACCTACGCCACCTGGTGGATCCGGCAGGCGATGTCCCGGGCCCTCGCCGACCAGGCCCGGACCATCCGCGTGCCCGTACACGTCGTGGAACTGATCAACCGCGTGGTGCGCGTGCAGCGCCGCATGCTCCAGGAGCGGGGGTACGAGCCCACCGCCGAAGAGGTCGCCGCCCACCTGGAACTGACCCCCGAACGGGTGCTGGAGGTGCTCCGCCTCGCCCAGGAGCCGGTCTCCCTGCACGCGCCGGTCGGCGAGGAGGACGACGTCGCCCTCGGCGACCTCATCGAGGACGGGGACGCCGCCTCACCCGTCGAGTCCGCCGCGTTCTTCCTGCTGCGCGAGCACCTCGAAGCCGTGCTGTCGACCCTCGGCGAACGCGAACGCAAGGTCGTCCAGCTCCGCTACGGCCTCGCCGACGGCCGCCCGCGCACCCTGGAGGAGATCGGACGGATCTTCGGCGTGACCCGCGAGCGGATCCGCCAGATCGAGTCCAAGACGCTCAACAAACTGCGCGACCACGCCTTCGCCGACCAACTGCGCGGCTACCTCGACTGA